Sequence from the Feifania hominis genome:
AGGCATGCACCGGCCGCCGTCGCAATCGCATCGCACATGAGCGCCTCTTTCATGCGGGGCATGGAACCGTCCTCATCGAGCATATTGTTTTTCTTGGCGGTACCAATCAGAGTTCCGATGGTATCGAACATGTCGACCATCGAAAACGCGATGATGACCATCACAAGGTTGAACACTGCGCCCCAAAAGCCGTTTTCCGGCTTGAGAAGACCCGCAAAGTCCATCTTAAAGAAAGTCAGCTCAAAGAAGCTGCCGAAGTCCGGCAGACTCAGGGTGAAGCCGGAGAGGTTGGTGACGCCAAACGGAATGCCGACAATGGTCGTCGCAATAATGCCGATGATGATGGCGCCCTTGACTTTCAGCTTGTAGAGCACGCCGATGATCAGAACACCGATGAGCGCGACCAGTGCCGTGGCAGCAGCCGGCGTCCACTCGGAGAAGTTCTGCAGTCCCAGAAGGACAGAATCGTTGTTGACAATGATTCCGGCATTCTGGAAGCCAATAAAGGCAATGAATAAGCCGATACCGGCGGAAATTGCCACTTTCAGATTCTTCGGAATTGCCTTGACAATCGCCTCGCGAAGACCGAACAGCGTAATCAGAATAAAGAGCACGCCGGAAATAAAGACGGCCGCCAGCGCCTGGCTGAACGTATAGCCCATGCCGAGCATTACGGTATAGGCAAAGTAGGCGTTAAGACCCATTCCGGGCGCCTGAGCAAACGGAATTTTGGCATAGACCGCCATGAGCATGGTGCCGATAAATGCCGAGAGACAGGTAGCCACAAAGACAGCTGCCTTGTAGCGGTCTGCGTTCGGGTCGCCCATGATGTACAGCGGATCCGTCAGCGTCGTGGGGTTGACAAAGAGAATGTAGGCCATTGTGAAGAAAGTTGTGATACCCGCAATGACTTCAGTCTTCGCGTCAGTCCCGTGCGCCTTGAGTCCAAAAAACTTGTCCACGGTTTCATCTCTCCCTTTTATTTTTTAAAAAGGGTCTCCCCTTTTTAATTCTTCCGCCAAGAAGTTGTCGCTCTGTATGGGAGCTTTGTCAAAAGAGAAAATACCCTGTTATTTTATCATGAGGATTGTCAAATTGCAACGAATTGCCGTGAGACAATCTGTCGTCTTTGTCTTTTCTGTTCTGCTCACCGCCCTGTTCCCCTCGGCCGCATCGGAATCGGCGACGTCTACAGCGAGGTCGGCGATCTTCCCTATCTCATGAAACGATTCCAGCTCACCGCCTCAGATATTGCCAAAAAGGCAAAAGAGATCATTTCCAGAAAATAGCTAGTACAAAGGGGGCTGCCTAACGGCAGCCCCCTTTGTATATGTTTACTCCCACTCGTTGCCAAAAGCCACAACTTAACGCTTTTTGTTTATAAACCGTGTGATGTGGTTTTCGTATTATTCTGATAATCCATATTATACTGCCTGTATGACGAGGATTTATCAATACCTTATCAGGTGCAATAAAACCGATAATTGCCTCCGGATTTTGATTTTTTGCACGCATATTTTTTGTTGATCGTGTAATAGTTGTAAATTTTATCGATTAATGCTATACTATAGTCACGCAAATAATAGATAATGCGTGCAGAAAGTCGGTGAACTATTGAATAAACACGAAATAGCAATTGATGTTTTTAATAAAGTTGGAAGCATTGCGAAGACGGCAGACTTTGTTGCCGTTGGACTGAAAAACTATGATGTCGTTTCCCTTTGCAATCAAGGTTATATAGAGCGTATTCGCAATGGCTTTTACAAACTGCCTAACGCTGAAGAGCCAAAAGAAGAAGCTCTAATTTCTAAACTCCTGCCGCAAGGAATTGTTTGTGTGGAGTCTGCTCTATTTTATTATGGGTACAGTGACTTTGCTCCTCGTGAATGGACAGTTGCAGTCCCCCGTTCCTTTTCAAGAGCAATCAAAGCAATGCAGGAAGTCCCTGTCAAAGCTTATTATGTCCAGAACGAATTTTACCATTATGGTGCTACTGTAGGTAACTTTAATGGTGTTGAATTAAAAGTTTATGACCGAGATCGAACAATCTGTGATTGCTTTAAGTATCGTTCAAAGCTTGATAATGAAATATTCAACAAAGCAATCAACGCTTATGTGGCAGATCCGAAGAAGAATCTCGCAAATCTTTCTAAATACGCAAAGGATATGGGCGTTTATACAAAACTTATGAATGTAATGGAGGTGCTGCTCAATGGCTGATATCGCCGTATCCGTGCTTGCACGACTGAAAAATAAAGCTGCCGAAAGCGGAAGAAGCTATCAGCTTTGTTTGCAGCTCTTTTGTCAGGAAGAATTTTTGCGCCGTTTGGAAAAATCCAAATATGCGGAAAATCTCGTCCTTAAAGGTGGTTTATTTATTTACTCTGTTACCGACTTTGACAGCAGAGTAACGGTAGATATTGATTTTCTTCTTCGGAAAATACCAAACACTCCCGAACAGCTAAAACCTGTACTGGAAGAAATCATATCCACGCCCACCGGCAATGATTTTATTACCTTTGAAATTAAAGATATTGCGCCCATTGCGGTTGCCAAAAAATACGCTGGTATCGGAGCTTCTATTGTGGCTCAAATTAAAAACACACGAACGCCGTTTAGTATAGACTTCGGGGTGGGCGATGTTATCGTGCCGAAACAGGAAAAGCGAAAAATCCCGACACAACTTGACGATTTCACTGCGCCGGTAGTAAATACATATTCTCTTGAAACGACGATTGCTGAGAAAATAGACGCAATCCTCAGTCTGATGGAATTTTCCAGCCGAATGAAGGATTACTACGATATCTACTATCTTGCCAATAAATTTGATTTTGACGGCAAGGTGCTCATCGAAGCATTGAAGAAAACTTTTGAAAATCGTGGACACGCCTTTACGATTGAACAGTTTGAACAGGTTATGAGCTTTGCAGACGATTCTGCTATGCAGAAAAAATGGAAAGCATTCTGTCGAAAGATTGATACGAAAACTAATGATTTCAGCAC
This genomic interval carries:
- a CDS encoding NCS2 family permease — translated: MDKFFGLKAHGTDAKTEVIAGITTFFTMAYILFVNPTTLTDPLYIMGDPNADRYKAAVFVATCLSAFIGTMLMAVYAKIPFAQAPGMGLNAYFAYTVMLGMGYTFSQALAAVFISGVLFILITLFGLREAIVKAIPKNLKVAISAGIGLFIAFIGFQNAGIIVNNDSVLLGLQNFSEWTPAAATALVALIGVLIIGVLYKLKVKGAIIIGIIATTIVGIPFGVTNLSGFTLSLPDFGSFFELTFFKMDFAGLLKPENGFWGAVFNLVMVIIAFSMVDMFDTIGTLIGTAKKNNMLDEDGSMPRMKEALMCDAIATAAGACLGTSTVTTFVESSSGIAEGGRTGLTSFTTAILFLAALFLAPVVGIIPSAATAPALIIVGVLMLSSVKEIEFDDMTEAIPAFLTIAMMPFAYSIAIGIGFGVISYVLLKTFTGKFKDFSWVTVVIALMFVIRFMFIAG
- a CDS encoding type IV toxin-antitoxin system AbiEi family antitoxin domain-containing protein — protein: MNKHEIAIDVFNKVGSIAKTADFVAVGLKNYDVVSLCNQGYIERIRNGFYKLPNAEEPKEEALISKLLPQGIVCVESALFYYGYSDFAPREWTVAVPRSFSRAIKAMQEVPVKAYYVQNEFYHYGATVGNFNGVELKVYDRDRTICDCFKYRSKLDNEIFNKAINAYVADPKKNLANLSKYAKDMGVYTKLMNVMEVLLNG
- a CDS encoding nucleotidyl transferase AbiEii/AbiGii toxin family protein, which encodes MADIAVSVLARLKNKAAESGRSYQLCLQLFCQEEFLRRLEKSKYAENLVLKGGLFIYSVTDFDSRVTVDIDFLLRKIPNTPEQLKPVLEEIISTPTGNDFITFEIKDIAPIAVAKKYAGIGASIVAQIKNTRTPFSIDFGVGDVIVPKQEKRKIPTQLDDFTAPVVNTYSLETTIAEKIDAILSLMEFSSRMKDYYDIYYLANKFDFDGKVLIEALKKTFENRGHAFTIEQFEQVMSFADDSAMQKKWKAFCRKIDTKTNDFSTVLRTIKVFLTKPFTVAVKGEKFTDQWYSSENKWNKEIQK